Proteins from one Strix aluco isolate bStrAlu1 chromosome 10, bStrAlu1.hap1, whole genome shotgun sequence genomic window:
- the LOC141927689 gene encoding acrosin-like, with translation MPLAAMRLLPLLILLALCWPAHGAWDSCGTCGLRPMAAHSGTSRVVGGTDAQPGAWPWIVSIQDPYAAGTGHICGGSLISPQWVLTAAHCFIKARHITMWRVVIGATQLTHLGPEAQVRNIKRLLVHEHYSSISEENDIALLELDQPVQCSYYVQLACVPDASLRVSKLTTCYVSGWGSTTARAAGSTDVLQEAKVHLINVRLCNSSRWYAGAVHPHNLCAGYPQGGIDTCQGDSGGPLVCKDKNADHFWLVGVTSWGKGCARAKQPGVYTSTQHFYDWILVQMGLHPAATATPTPRPVFTSTPFQKPRPTTQTGSSTPCPFPRQKLAEFFKLLQELLQGLWGKEAPAAA, from the exons atgccgctGGCAGCGATGcgtttgctcccgctcctcatcctgctggccctgtgctggcctgcgcacggcgcctgggacagctgtgg gacctgcgggctgcggcccatggctgctcactccggcaccTCGCGCGTCGTGGGGGGCACAGatgcccagccaggggcctggccctggatcgtgagcatccaggatccctacgcagcaggcacggggcacatatgcggagggtccctcatcagcccgcagtgggtcctcacagcagcccactgcttcatcaaggccag gcacatcaccatgtggcgcgtggtgatcggggccacccagttgactcatctgggcccggaggcccaagtgcgcaacaTTAAACGGCTtctggttcacgaacactacagtaGTATCTCGGAGGAGAACGatattgcgctgctggagttggaccagcctgtccagtgcagctactacgtacagctcgcctgcgtgcccgacgcctccctgcgagtgtccaAGCTGACGACCTGCTACGTTagtggctgggggtccacgacggcgagag ccgcaggatcaacggatgtcctgcaggaggccaaggttcACCTCATCAACGTCcgcctctgcaacagcagccggtggtacgcaggggccgtccacccccacaacctgtgtgCTGGCTacccgcagggcggcatcgacacctgccag ggtgacagcggtggtcctcttgtctgcaaagataagaatgctgaccacttctggcttgttggggtgaccagctgggggaaaggctgcgcaagagcaaaacagcctggagtctacacctccactcagcacttttatgaTTGGATCTTGGtgcagatggggctgcacccagcagcaacggctactccaacgccacggccagtcttcacatcAACACCCTTTCAGAAGCCGAGGCCAACAACGCAAACGGGCAGCTCTACGCCCTGTCCATTTCCACGCCAGAAGCTGGCGGAAttctttaagctgctgcaggagctcctgcagggcctgtgggggaaagaggctccagcagcagcatga